One genomic window of Quercus robur chromosome 6, dhQueRobu3.1, whole genome shotgun sequence includes the following:
- the LOC126689376 gene encoding vacuole membrane protein KMS1-like isoform X1, with amino-acid sequence MGSRRKSNPPPPSSSSSPSSSQPADVAISELHKRHQQESENLTITTQPVRTLKFFVLAVIQYIKSSISYLLAKGGWLMLLSTVAIAIGILVVTIDGPHEKHVEEISRYFRFGLWWVALGVASSIGLGSGLHTFVLYLGPHIAFFTIKAMQCGRVDLKSAPYDTIQLERGPSWLDKDCSEFGPPLFQLLDGLRVPLSSILPQVQLEAILWGIGTAIGELPPYFISRAASKSGKQLDAASESSKLDSPSSEGKGFIATRLNQIKHWLLSHSQHLNFFTILVLASVPNPLFDLAGIMCGQFGIPFWEFFLATLIGKAIIKTHIQTIFIISVCNNQLLNWIENELIWILSFIPGFASVLPNVIAKLNAMRDKYLIASAPATSNIKVKKWDFSVATLWNTVVWLMLMNFFVKIVNSTAQSYLKEQQEIELAKQSSTKAHSK; translated from the exons AACTCCACAAGAGGCATCAACAGGAATCTGAGAATTTGACGATAACAACGCAACCTGTCAGAACTTTGAAGTTCTTTGTATTGGCTGTTATTCAATATATTAAGAGCTCGATATCGTATTTGTTGGCAAAAGGAGGATGGCTAATGCTTTTAAGCACCGTGGCAATTGCTATTGGAATTCTTGTTGTAACAATTGATGGCCCTCATGAGAAG CATGTTGAGGAGATTTCGAGATATTTCCGGTTTGGACTATGGTGGGTGGCTCTTGGAGTTGCATCTTCAATTGGTCTTG GATCTGGTTTGCATACTTTTGTCCTTTATCTGGGCCCCCACATCGCTTTTTTCACGATAAAAGCAATGCAGTGTGGCCGAGTGGATTTAAAAAGTGCTCCGTATGATACAATTCAGTTGGAAAGAGGTCCATCATGGCTTGATAAGGATTGCTCTGAATTTGGGCCCCCATTGTTCCAGTTATTAGATGGTTTGCGGGTTCCGCTTAGCAGCATATTGCCTCAGGTTCAGCTTGAGGCTATTCTTTGGGGTATTGGGACTGCTATTGGAGAGCTTCCTCCATACTTCATCTCAAGGGCAG CAAGCAAGTCTGGTAAACAATTGGATGCAGCGAGCGAGTCAAGCAAATTGGATTCCCCCTCATCTGAAGGAAAAGGATTCATTGCTACTCGCCTAAATCAAATCAAGCACTGGCTTTTATCACATTCCCAACACTTGAACTTCTTTACAATTTTAGTGCTTGCTTCG GTTCCAAATCCTCTATTTGACCTTGCTGGCATTATGTGTGGACAATTTGGGATTccattttgggaattttttctTGCAACATTGATTGGAAAGGCAATTATTAAAACTCACATACAG ACAATTTTCATCATCTCAGTTTGCAATAATCAACTCCTTAACTGGATAGAAAATGAGTTGATATGGATACTGAGCTTTATACCTGGTTTTGCTTCTGTCTTGCCTAATGTTATTGCCAAGCTCAATGCAATGAGAGATAAGTATCTAATAGCATCTGCTCCTGCGACCTCAAATATCAAG GTGAAGAAGTGGGATTTCTCAGTTGCCACACTATGGAATACTGTTGTCTGGCTCATGCTCATGAACTTTTTTGTCAAGATTGTGAATTCAACCGCTCAAAGCTATCTGAAGGAACAACAGGAAATAGAGCTAGCAAAGCAGTCATCTACAAAAGCACATTCAAAATGA
- the LOC126689376 gene encoding vacuole membrane protein KMS1-like isoform X2 has product MLLSTVAIAIGILVVTIDGPHEKHVEEISRYFRFGLWWVALGVASSIGLGSGLHTFVLYLGPHIAFFTIKAMQCGRVDLKSAPYDTIQLERGPSWLDKDCSEFGPPLFQLLDGLRVPLSSILPQVQLEAILWGIGTAIGELPPYFISRAASKSGKQLDAASESSKLDSPSSEGKGFIATRLNQIKHWLLSHSQHLNFFTILVLASVPNPLFDLAGIMCGQFGIPFWEFFLATLIGKAIIKTHIQTIFIISVCNNQLLNWIENELIWILSFIPGFASVLPNVIAKLNAMRDKYLIASAPATSNIKVKKWDFSVATLWNTVVWLMLMNFFVKIVNSTAQSYLKEQQEIELAKQSSTKAHSK; this is encoded by the exons ATGCTTTTAAGCACCGTGGCAATTGCTATTGGAATTCTTGTTGTAACAATTGATGGCCCTCATGAGAAG CATGTTGAGGAGATTTCGAGATATTTCCGGTTTGGACTATGGTGGGTGGCTCTTGGAGTTGCATCTTCAATTGGTCTTG GATCTGGTTTGCATACTTTTGTCCTTTATCTGGGCCCCCACATCGCTTTTTTCACGATAAAAGCAATGCAGTGTGGCCGAGTGGATTTAAAAAGTGCTCCGTATGATACAATTCAGTTGGAAAGAGGTCCATCATGGCTTGATAAGGATTGCTCTGAATTTGGGCCCCCATTGTTCCAGTTATTAGATGGTTTGCGGGTTCCGCTTAGCAGCATATTGCCTCAGGTTCAGCTTGAGGCTATTCTTTGGGGTATTGGGACTGCTATTGGAGAGCTTCCTCCATACTTCATCTCAAGGGCAG CAAGCAAGTCTGGTAAACAATTGGATGCAGCGAGCGAGTCAAGCAAATTGGATTCCCCCTCATCTGAAGGAAAAGGATTCATTGCTACTCGCCTAAATCAAATCAAGCACTGGCTTTTATCACATTCCCAACACTTGAACTTCTTTACAATTTTAGTGCTTGCTTCG GTTCCAAATCCTCTATTTGACCTTGCTGGCATTATGTGTGGACAATTTGGGATTccattttgggaattttttctTGCAACATTGATTGGAAAGGCAATTATTAAAACTCACATACAG ACAATTTTCATCATCTCAGTTTGCAATAATCAACTCCTTAACTGGATAGAAAATGAGTTGATATGGATACTGAGCTTTATACCTGGTTTTGCTTCTGTCTTGCCTAATGTTATTGCCAAGCTCAATGCAATGAGAGATAAGTATCTAATAGCATCTGCTCCTGCGACCTCAAATATCAAG GTGAAGAAGTGGGATTTCTCAGTTGCCACACTATGGAATACTGTTGTCTGGCTCATGCTCATGAACTTTTTTGTCAAGATTGTGAATTCAACCGCTCAAAGCTATCTGAAGGAACAACAGGAAATAGAGCTAGCAAAGCAGTCATCTACAAAAGCACATTCAAAATGA